One Spinacia oleracea cultivar Varoflay chromosome 4, BTI_SOV_V1, whole genome shotgun sequence DNA segment encodes these proteins:
- the LOC110797000 gene encoding uncharacterized protein → MTSDQEEDEFFDFSDDEGDGTNSDSDFDDDEATQSLAQNAESEVNAHQIGDFEQYQEVPDLNEVPQEDAYECEVVPQQTSGISEHHLVPYLFDLNMPAQQEFPPSPIHQTETEQNHHKPKTPRINNELRLEILLFLLVRKKNDSDELNYGTIRQAVIKFDYTRQTIRKIWQRAVEQKAAMDSYLCESRYHNCGRKRIQVTYESIASIGMGDRTSIVDLAQMLHLSPSTVWRMVKRKQIKAHSSLLNPGISDECKVARMRWVLGLIMDYSIPNDPTYYSMYDFIHIDEKWFYLTQKSQRVYLANNEPFPHRKAKSRTKIPKFMFMEAVARPRWGQDGQCEWDGKLGIFPFTDSVAAKRTSKNRVKGTIETKPIKSVNQIATRAMLINQLIPAIKEKWPPHEGEKVIYIIQDNAKAHILQNDQEWQQHYKQDGFTLILTQQPANSPDCNILDLGFFRSIQSLMHKKMPKTVEDLSGVVTDSFKELHPKTLSNVWMSLQYVGNEILKHKGDNNYQLPHNKKKILEDEGNLPEQVKAPRWAVNECI, encoded by the coding sequence ATGACTTCAGATCAAGAGGAGGACGAATTCTTCGATTTTTCCGATGATGAAGGAGACGGCACGAACTCTGATTCAGattttgatgatgatgaggcaACACAATCTCTGGCACAAAATGCTGAAAGTGAAGTAAATGCTCATCAAATTGGGGACTTTGAGCAGTACCAAGAAGTGCCAGACCTTAATGAAGTGCCACAAGAAGATGCATATGAATGTGAAGTGGTACCACAACAAACATCAGGTATTTCAGAACACCACTTGGTTCCATATTTGTTTGACTTGAACATGCCAGCACAACAAGAGTTCCCACCATCTCCAATTCATCAAACAGAAACAGAACAAAATCATCACAAGCCTAAAACCCCTAGGATTAACAATGAATTAAGGCTGGAAATCTTGTTGTTCCTTCTCGTaaggaaaaaaaatgattcagatGAACTTAATTATGGGACAATTAGGCAGGCTGTTATAAAGTTTGATTACACAAGGCAAACAATTAGAAAAATATGGCAGAGAGCAGTAGAACAAAAGGCAGCCATGGATTCATATCTTTGTGAGAGCAGATATCACAACTGTGGGAGGAAGAGAATTCAAGTAACATATGAGTCTATAGCATCTATAGGCATGGGGGACAGAACAAGCATAGTTGATCTTGCACAGATGCTGCATTTGAGTCCATCAACAGTTTGGAGAATGGTGAAAAGAAAACAGATCAAAGCACATTCAAGTCTCTTGAATCCAGGCATTTCAGATGAATGCAAGGTGGCAAGGATGAGGTGGGTACTTGGTCTCATTATGGACTACTCAATACCAAATGATCCCACATATTACAGCATGTATGATTTCATTCACATCGATGAGAAATGGTTCTATCTTACGCAAAAAAGTCAAAGAGTCTATTTAGCAAACAATGAACCATTTCCACATAGGAAGGCAAAATCAAGAACTAAGATTCCAAAGTTCATGTTCATGGAAGCAGTAGCAAGGCCAAGGTGGGGACAAGATGGGCAGTGTGAGTGGGATGGCAAACTTGGCATATTCCCATTCACAGATTCAGTGGCAGCAAAGAGaacatccaaaaatagagtaaaGGGGACAATTGAGACTAAACCAATCAAGTCGGTGAATCAGATTGCAACTAGGGCCATGCTAATCAACCAATTAATTCCAGCAATTAAAGAGAAATGGCCACCACATGAGGGGGAAAAGGTGATATACATCATCCAAGACAATGCAAAGGCACATATTTTGCAAAATGATCAAGAATGGCAGCAACACTACAAGCAAGATGGATTCACATTGATTTTGACTCAACAACcagcaaacagtccagattgCAACATCTTGGACTTGGGTTTTTTTAGGTCAATTCAATCACTTATGCACAAAAAGATGCCTAAAACAGTTGAGGATTTGAGTGGTGTTGTGACTGATTCATTTAAGGAACTACATCCAAAGACTCTATCTAATGTATGGATGTCACTTCAATATGTTGGAAATGAAATTCTGAAACACAAGGGGGACAACAACTACCAACTCCCACACAACaagaaaaagattttagaagatgAGGGCAATCTGCCAGAACAAGTGAAGGCACCAAGGTGGGCTGTGAATGAGTGCATATAA
- the LOC110797011 gene encoding uncharacterized protein: protein MAWRTGSASRFLNATRSPSIRPSTAVRRPPSPLLPYSRRLSFTNPRSLEVLGCVQSLMPMYNVVVAAVTDARLTSRIEFDPRACCQLSKGS from the exons ATGGCGTGGCGAACTGGATCAGCGTCAAGGTTCCTCAACGCTACAAGGTCTCCTTCCATCCGACCTTCCACCGCCGTCCGCCGCCCTCCTTCACCGCTTCTCCCTTATTCTCGCCGCCTCTCTTTCACGAATCCTAG GAGCCTTGAGGTATTGGGATGCGTTCAATCGCTGATGCCGATGTATAAcgtggtggtggcggcggtgACAGACGCTCGATTGACATCACGCATTGAATTCGACCCCAGGGCTTGTTGCCAGCTGTCTAAGG GTAGCTGA